The following coding sequences are from one Brienomyrus brachyistius isolate T26 chromosome 2, BBRACH_0.4, whole genome shotgun sequence window:
- the nipbla gene encoding nipped-B-like protein A isoform X1 → MNGDMPHVPITTLAGIASLTDLLNQLPLPSPLPATTTKSLLYNGRIAEDVTCLLGCRDENLVAQLAQSLSQVSTEHIELKDNLGSDDPEGDVPVLLQIVLSRHPNIFREKSIMQQPMMPQYKITQNSMHGSPASTNYQQASISHSPSSRFVPPQTNSGSRFLPQQNSPVPSPYAPQSPAGYVPYPHPPSYTQHQQIQQELHGSPLVSAPAYSGSPQRPVQPCLGGQPHPSPQQNPSTPTLVSVASPMVPGGLRNIHEAKAPGPMASSAANHHTDRHGSSDDYMNIVHRALGSEDDPSIRNACFPLRSPQSVCSPAGSDGTPKAASRPPLILQSPPPYTSPHHGPPDLLDSPDQKKKQKKLKMSREEKEQADKAAMYDIVSSPSKDSSKLTLRLSRVRSSELDPAGEPLSAVEHGSDLEGDVTLNNLPCGAVQPLRMPQESGGPPALAQQVPVLQNVAALSSKQPVPGGSTPYDEVEMDALAEIERIERESANERERCSKEVQDKDKPLKKRKQDSFPQEPGAGGTAGATAAPGGGGGGSAGNKPAPQEASSAGNGASRPALLVSIDLQQAGRADGQPDPLCVAAPMPALEAQRWPEEPREGPADGAGAARLGTEHSGARQRPDGQTDRRPEVIKQRVEPPRHKASDGRPDGAKHKHDYRRDSAGKPLPGEKRPETSKHRRDGTADAAKSRSEPRTPDARQRHRPDGRPSSSSEAHWREGHEGHKGNGSRDSTRIPRPETPKSGSRGEHDSRHGKDRDRDRKSRTDAGNTVRERRSPEDRPRPDRGAVDHGGRSRGDRPGFKPLSGDGSRSCPDSQGRSGEFPSYLLGGKSEALRNFVIPKIKRDKEAAVPAGASGLPEGWIQPQVRLERMDLMEMEELHKVPKPVVVLQKLTLDEVQRFLREKEDRNARSSKSSKNKLSSGKTGKGGMDQSVLKELPPELLAEIESTMPLCERVKMSKRKRSTAKYAEVSSEEDDDREDIEAGGDSARKRQRRDRDKTWESEDRERRGSGEHRRSGWGPEGRRGSGSRYREESGEESPPPSLSELARKMKKKEKQKKRKSYEPKLTPEEMMDSSTFKRFSASVDNILENLEDIDFTALADDEEIPQELLLGKHQLAELGSESAKIKAMSIASRIPTDKLVKVLNILEKNIQDGAKLTTLMNHDNDTEDEERLWRDLIMERVTKSADACLTALNIMTSSGMPKAVYIEDVIERVLQFTKFHLQNTLYPQYDPVYRMDPHGGGMLSSKAKRAKCSTHKQRVIVMLYNKVCDIVSNISELLEIQLLTDTTILQVSSMGITPFFVENVSELQLCAIKLVTAVFNRYEKHRQLILEEIFTSLARLPTSKRSLRNFRLNSSDVDGEPLYIQMVTALVLQLIQCVVHLPCEKDAEDERDKKVDQDVLITNSYETAMRTAQNFLSVFLKKCGSKQGEEDYRPLFENFVQDLLSTVNKPEWPAAELLLSLLGRLLVHQFSNKQTEMALRVASLDYLGTVAARLRKDAVTSKMDQRSIDRILKEASGNDETQQLQKTLLDYMENNTETDPSLVFARKFYIAQWFRDSTTEAERAMKTQNQKDEDSSEGPHHAKDVETTGEIMQRAEARKNFLRSVIKTTPAQFSMLKMNSDAVDYEDASLIVRYLASMRPFAQSFDIYLTQILRVLGESAIAVRTKAMKCLSEVVAVDPSILARLDMQRGVHGRLMDNSTSVREAAVELVGRFVLSRPQLTEQYYGMLIERILDTGISVRKRVIKILRDICLEQPGFHKITEMCVKMIRRVNDEEGIKKLVNETFQKLWFTPTPGHDKEAMTRKILNITDVVAACKDTGYDWFEQLLQNLLKSEEDASYKPAKKACVQLVDSLVEHILKYEESLSASEHKSVNSMRLVACITTLYLFSKIRAQLMVKHAMTMQPYLTTKCNSQSDLMVICNVAKILELVVPLMEHPSETFLATIEEDLMKLIIKHGMTVVQHCVSCLGAVVNKVTHNYKFVWACFNRYYGALTKLKTQHQEDPNSTVLGTTKPALLRSLFTVGALCRHFDFDLEDFKGNSKVVIKDKVLELLLYFTRHEDEEVQTKAIIGMGFLFIQHPALMFSQDVKNLYNDILSDRRSSVNLKIQVLKNLQTYLQEEDSRMQEADREWKKLSKQEDLKEMGDISSGMSSSIMQLYLKQVLEAFFHTQSSVRHFALNVIALTLNQGLIHPVQCVPYLIAMGTDPEPSMRNKSDQQLVEIDKKYTGFIHMKAVAGMKMSYQVQRAIWPAQSTIIRGFRPDETHTALCSHLYSMVRGNRQHRRAFLISLLNLFDDSSKTEVNMLLFIADNLACFPYQAQEEPLFIMHHIDITLSVSGSNLLQSFKEVRGPTPNPNPNPPPPRVLTVPLLLPQSLQPTNKEKDRKNGSGQKPEEKSEEEALSSSAISEDEDDDDDDVVVRRPKKPKRPAVDSDSDSDMDLGTEDMGWVMDRLSGNPTPLLDFANASQGILLLLVLKQHLKALYGFSDSKIQKYSPTESAKVYDKAVNRKSNVHFSPRQTIEFLSNDVANAMLTEEIRRKIIKQYLDFKLLMEHLDPDEEDEEGEASASANARNKAINALLGGSSPKNSAAVETEDDESEGEERTPGSSRKSKRGGDSTEASGHMNETVEAMDVIAICCPKYKDRPQIARVIQKTSNGYSVHWMAGSYSGPWAEAKKRDGRKLVPWVDTIKESDIIYKKIVLTSAHKLTNKVVQTLRSLYAAKDGASS, encoded by the exons ATGAATGGGGATATGCCTCATGTTCCGATCACCACTCTCGCTGGGATTGCTAGCCTCACTGACT TGTTGAACCAGCTGCCTTTGCCCTCTCCCCTTCCTGCCACCACCACTAAGAGCCTGCTGTACAATGGGAGGATCGCGGAGGACGTCACCTGCCTGCTGGGCTGCAGGGACGAGAACCTGGTGGCCCAGCTGGCCCAGAGCCTCAGCCAGGTCTCCACCGAGCACAT AGAACTGAAGGACAACTTGGGCAGCGATGACCCAGAGGGTGACgtcccagtgctgctgcagaTTGTGCTGTCCAGGCACCCCAACATCTTCAGAGAGAAAA GTATCATGCAACAGCCAATGATGCCGCAGTACAAAATCACCCAGAATTCCATGCATGGCAGCCCAGCGTCAACAAACTACCAGCAAGCTTCCATTTCACATAGTCCTTCCAG TCGCTTCGTCCCGCCGCAGACAAACTCCGGCAGCCGCTTCCTGCCGCAGCAGAACAGCCCGGTGCCCAGCCCCTACGCCCCCCAGAGCCCCGCAGGCTATGTGCCGTACCCGCACCCGCCTAGCTACACGCAGCACCAGCAAATCCAGCAAG AGCTGCACGGCTCCCCTCTGGTCTCGGCCCCTGCTTACTCAGGAAGCCCCCAGCGGCCGGTTCAGCCGTGCCTTGGTgggcagcctcacccctcccctcagCAGAACCCTTCCACCCCGACGTTag TGTCGGTTGCCAGTCCAATGGTGCCTGGGGGCCTGAGGAATATCCATGAGGCCAAGGCGCCTGGGCCAATGGCGAGCAGTGCCGCCAACCACCACACGGATCGCCACGGCTCCAGCGACGACTACATGAACATCGTCCACCGGGCGCTCGGCAGCGAG GATGACCCTTCCATACGAAACGCCTGCTTCCCCTTGAGGtccccccagtctgtgtgttccCCTGCAGGCAGTGATGGAACCCCCAAAG CTGCGTCCCGCCCTCCGCTCATCCTGCAATCTCCGCCCCCCTACACCTCGCCCCACCACGGCCCCCCGGACCTCCTGGACTCCCCGGACCAGAAGAAAAAGCAGAAGAAACTGAAGATGAGCAGGGAGGAAAAGGAGCAGGCTGACAAGGCAGCCATGTACGACATCGTCAGCTCGCCCTCCAAGGATTCCAGCAAGCTGACTCTGCGTCTGTCCCGCGTTCGTTCGTCCGAGTTGGACCCGGCAGGTGAGCCGCTGTCGGCTGTGGAGCATGGCTCCGACCTGGAGGGCGACGTCACCCTCAACAACCTTCCGTGCGGAGCGGTGCAGCCCCTGCGGATGCCCCAGGAGTCCGGTGGGCCCCCGGCCCTGGCCCAGCAAGTGCCCGTGCTGCAGAACGTAGCGGCCCTCTCCTCCAAACAGCCGGTGCCCGGCGGCAGCACGCCCTACGATGAAGTAGAGATGGACGCACTGGCTGAGATCGAGAGGATAGAGCGCGAGTCGGCCAATGAGCGGGAACGCTGCTCCAAGGAAGTACAGGACAAAG ATAAGCCACTGAAGAAGCGGAAGCAGGACTCGTTCCCACAGGAGCCTGGAGCTGGGGGCACGGCAGGGGCTACTGCAGCACCAGGTGGGGGCGGAGGGGGCAGTGCTGGGAACAAACCGGCCCCTCAGGAGGCCAGCTCAGCAGGGAATGGGGCCAGCCGGCCGGCTCTGCTGGTGAGCATCGACCTGCAGCAGGCAGGCCGCGCCGATGGCCAGCCAGACCCTCTGTGTGTCGCCGCTCCCATGCCGGCGCTCGAGGCCCAGCGGTGGCCGGAGGAGCCGCGGGAAGGGCCCGCCGATGGCGCCGGGGCGGCCCGACTCGGCACGGAACACAGTGGTGCCAGGCAGAGGCCGGATGGGCAAACCGATCGGAGGCCTGAGGTCATAAAGCAGCGGGTGGAGCCGCCACGACACAAGGCCTCAGATGGTAGGCCGGACGGCGCCAAGCACAAACACGACTACCGGCGAGACTCCGCAGGCAAGCCCCTTCCTGGGGAAAAACGACCGGAGACTTCCAAGCATCGGCGCGACGGCACGGCGGACGCAGCAAAATCTCGCTCAGAACCAAGGACCCCGGATGCTCGGCAAAGGCATCGGCCAGACGGGCGGCCATCTTCGTCCTCAGAGGCTCACTGGCGGGAGGGTCATGAGGGCCACAAGGGTAACGGGAGCCGGGACTCCACCAGGATTCCGCGTCCTGAAACGCCCAAATCCGGGAGCAGGGGAGAGCATGACTCCAGACACGGGAAAGACCGGGATCGAGATCGGAAGTCAAGGACCGATGCTGGCAACACAGTCAGGGAGCGCCGCTCTCCAGAAGACCGCCCTCGGCCCGATAGAGGTGCAGTCGACCATGGTGGGCGTTCGCGAGGCGACCGGCCCGGCTTCAAGCCTCTCAGTGGGGATGGGAGCAGGAGCTGCCCAGACAGTCAGGGCAGGTCTGGGGAGTTCCCCTCCTATCTGCTCGGGGGGAAGTCTGAGGCACTGAGGAACTTTGTCATCCCCAAGATCAAGCGGGACAAGGAGGCTGCCGTGCCAGCTGGCGCCAGTGGGCTCCCCGAGGGCTGGATTCAGCCGCAGGTGAGGCTGGAGCGTATGGACCTGATGGAGATGGAGGAGCTCCACAAAGTACCCAAGCCTGTTGTGGTGCTGCAGAAGCTTACCTTGGACGAGGTGCAGAGGTTCCTCCGGGAGAAGGAGGACCGTAATGCACGGAGCTCCAAGTCCTCCAAGAACAAGCTGTCCTCAGGGAAAACAGGGAAAG GTGGGATGGACCAGTCCGTGTTGAAGGAACTTCCCCCTGAGCTGCTGGCAGAGATAGAGTCCACCATGCCACTGTGCGAGCGGGTCAAGATGAGCAAGCGGAAACGCAGCACGGCGAAGTACGCGGAGGTCAGCTCTGAGGAGGACGACGACCGCGAAGACATCGAGGCCGGAGGTGACT CGGCCCGGAAAAGACAACGGCGGGACCGAGACAAGACATGGGAGAGCGAGGACCGCGAGAGAAGGGGCTCCGGGGAGCACCGGCGCAGTGGTTGGGGTCCCGAGGGGCGCAGGGGCTCCGGCAGCCGgtacagggaggagtcgggcgAGGAGTCTCCGCCACCCAGCCTGAGTGAAT TGGCCCGGAAGATGAAGAAAAAGGAGAAGCAGAAGAAGAGAAAATCTTATGAGCCCAAGCTAACCCCAGAAG AGATGATGGACTCATCAACCTTCAAACGCTTCTCAGCCAGCGTGGACAATATCCTGGAGAACTTGGAAGACATAGACTTCACCGCACTCG CGGACGACGAGGAGATCcctcaggagctgctgctgGGGAAGCACCAGCTGGCCGAGCTGGGCAGCGAGTCGGCCAAGATCAAGGCCATGAGCATCGCCAGTAGG ATTCCCACTGACAAGTTGGTGAAGGTGCTGAACATCCTGGAGAAGAACATTCAGGATGGGGCTAAGCTGACCACTCTGATGAACCAC GACAATGACACGGAAGATGAGGAGCGGCTGTGGCGCGACCTTATTATGGAGCGTGTGACCAAGTCGGCCGACGCCTGCCTGACCGCCCTGAATATCATGACCTCCAGCGGCATGCCCAAGGCAGTCTACATTGAGGATGTCATTGAGCGCGTGCTGCAGTTTACCAAGTTCCACCTCCAGAACACCCTCTACCCGCAGTATGACCCAGTGTACCGCATGGACCCGCACGGAG GGGGCATGCTGAGCTCCAAGGCCAAACGGGCGAAGTGCTCCACGCACAAGCAGAGGGTCATCGTCATGCTGTACAACAAGGTGTGCGACATTGTCAGCAACATCTCCGAGCTGCTGGAGATCCAGCTGCTGACGGACACCACCATCCTGCAG GTCTCTTCCATGGGCATCACGCCCTTCTTTGTGGAGAATGTCAGTGAGCTGCAGCTGTGCGCAATTAAACTAGTGACAGCG GTGTTCAATCGTTACGAGAAGCACAGGCAGCTCATCCTGGAGGAGATCTTCACCTCTCTGGCCCGATTGCCCACCAGCAAGCGCAGCCTCAGGAACTTTAG GCTGAACAGCAGTGATGTGGATGGGGAGCCCTTGTACATCCAGATGGTGACGGCCCTGGTACTTCAGCTCATCCAGTGTGTGGTCCACCTGCCGTGTGAGAAGGATGCAGAGGACGAGCGCGACAAAAAG GTGGATCAGGACGTCCTGATCACAAACTCCTATGAGACTGCCATGAGGACGGCTCAGAACTTCCTTTCAGTCTTCCTCAAAAA GTGTGGCAGCAAGCAGGGGGAGGAGGACTACCGACCGCTGTTCGAGAACTTTGTACAGGACCTGCTGTCGACGGTTAACAAGCCAGAGTGGCCTGCTGCAGAACTTCTCCTGAGTCTGCTTGGCCGACTGCTG GTGCATCAGTTCAGCAACAAGCAGACTGAGATGGCACTGAGAGTGGCATCGTTGGATTACCTGGGTACGGTGGCAGCTCGGCTGCGTAAGGATGCTGTCACCAGCAAGATGGACCAGCGATCCATCGATCGCATCCTGAAGGAG GCTTCAGGCAACGATGAGACTCAGCAGCTGCAGAAGACCCTGCTGGACTACATGGAGAACAACACGGAGACAGACCCGTCGCTTGTG TTCGCACGGAAGTTCTACATCGCTCAGTGGTTCCGGGATAGCACCACCGAGGCCGAGAGGGCCATGAAGACGCAGAACCAGAAGGACGAGGACTCGTCAGAGGGGCCTCATCACGCCAAGGACGTGGAGACCACGGGGGAGATCATGCAGAGAGCTGAGGCCCGCAAGAATTTCTTGCGCTCTGTGATCAAGACCACGCCTGCCCAGTTTAGCATGCTGAA AATGAACTCTGATGCAGTGGACTATGAAGACGCCTCCCTCATTGTCCGATATTTGGCCTCTATGAGGCCGTTTGCACAAAGTTTTGATATTTATTTAACGCAG ATCCTTCGTGTCCTAGGAGAGAGCGCCATCGCCGTCAGAACCAAGGCCATGAAGTGTCTGTCAGAGGTGGTGGCAGTGGACCCTAGCATCCTGGCCCGG CTGGACATGCAGAGGGGCGTACATGGTCGTCTGATGGACAACTCCACCAGCGTGCGGGAGGCGGCCGTGGAGCTGGTGGGCCGCTTCGTGCTGAGCCGGCCCCAGCTCACGGAGCAGTACTACGGCATGCTCATCGAGAGAATCCTG GACACAGGCATCAGTGTGAGGAAGAGGGTGATCAAGATTTTGAGGGACATCTGTCTGGAGCAGCCCGGCTTCCATAAGATCACGGAGATGTGCGTCAAGATGATCCGCAGGGTCAACGATGAAGAGGGCATTAAG AAACTGGTGAACGAAACGTTCCAGAAGCTGTGGTTCACGCCAACCCCCGGCCATGACAAGGAGGCCATGACCAGGAAGATCCTCAACATCACTGATGTT GTTGCTGCTTGCAAAGATACTGGTTACGACTGGTTTGAACAGCTGCTTCAGAAT CTGCTGAAGTCAGAAGAGGACGCATCCTACAAGCCTGCCAAAAAGGCCTGTGTCCAGCTGGTGGACAGCCTGGTGGAGCACATCCTCAAATACGAGGAGTCCCTCTCAG CCTCGGAACACAAGAGCGTCAACTCAATGAGGTTGGTAGCCTGCATCACCACACTGTACCTGTTCAGCAAGATCCGCGCCCAGCTGATGGTGAAACACGCCATGACCATGCAGCCCTACCTCACCACCAAGTGCAAC TCCCAGAGTGACCTCATGGTGATATGTAATGTGGCCAAGATCTTGGAGCTGGTGGTACCACTGATGGAGCACCCAAGTGAAACATTTCTGGCCACCATTGAGGAGGACCTCATGAAGCTCATCATCAAGCATGGCATGACG GTTGTCCAGCACTGTGTGAGCTGTCTCGGGGCAGTGGTCAACAAGGTCACTCACAACTACAAGTTTGTGTGGGCCTGCTTCAATAGATATTACG GTGCTCTGACCAAGCTGAAGACTCAGCACCAAGAGGACCCCAACAGCACGGTGCTAGGCACCACCAAGCCGGCTCTGCTGCGCTCCCTGTTCACCGTGGGGGCCCTGTGCAGGCACTTCGACTTTGACCTCGAGGACTTCAAGGGGAACAGCAAG GTGGTCATCAAGGACAAGGTGCTGGAGCTGCTTCTGTACTTCACCAGACACGAGGACGAGGAAGTGCAGACCAAGGCCATCATCGGCATGG GCTTCCTGTTCATCCAGCACCCAGCCCTGATGTTCTCTCAGGACGTGAAGAATCTTTACAATGACATTCTGTCGGACAGGCGGAGCTCCGTCAACCTTAAAATCCAGGTGCTGAAGAACCTGCAGACATACCTGCAAGAAGAAGACTCGCGGATGCAGGAAGCCGACCGCGAGT GGAAGAAGCTGTCGAAGCAGGAGGACCTGAAGGAGATGGGGGACATCTCATCGGGCATGAGCAGCTCCATCATGCAGCTGTACCTGAAGCAGGTGTTGGAGGCCTTCTTCCACACGCAGTCCAGTGTGCGCCATTTCGCCCTCAACGTCATCGCGCTCACGCTGAACCAGGGCCTCATCCACCCAGTGCAG TGTGTACCATACCTAATCGCCATGGGGACAGACCCAGAGCCGAGCATGAGGAATAaatccgaccaacagctggtggaGATAGACAAGAAATATACGGGCTTCATTCAT ATGAAGGCAGTGGCAGGGATGAAGATGAGCTACCAGGTTCAGCGAGCGATCTGGCCAGCCCAGAGCACCATCATCCGTGGCTTCCGGCCGGACGAGACGCACACGGCACTGTGCTCGCACCTCTACAGCATGGTGCGGGGGAACCGACAGCACCGGAGAGCCTTCCTCATCTCTCTGCTCAACCTGTTTGACGACAGCTCC AAGACGGAGGTGAACATGCTGCTGTTCATCGCCGACAACCTGGCCTGCTTCCCCTACCAGGCTCAGGAGGAACCACTCTTCATCATGCACCACATCGACATCACACTGTCTGTATCTGGGAGCAACCTGCTCCAGTCCTTCAAGGAGGTGAGAGGccctacccctaaccctaaccctaaccccccgccccccagagtGCTCACAGTCCCGTTGCTCCTTCCCCAGTCCTTGCAGCCCACCAATAAGGAGAAGGATCGGAAGAACGGCTCAGGGCAGAAGCCGGAGGAGAAAAGTGAGGAAGAAGCACTATCCAGCTCAGCCATCAGCGAAGATGAAGACGATGATGACGACGACGTGGTGGTACGGCGACCAAAGAAGCCGAAACGGCCTGCTGTGGACTCGGACTCGGACTCAGACATGGACCTGGGCACCGAAGACATGGGCTGGGTGATGGACCGCCTTTCTGGCAACCCCACGCCTCTGCTGGACTTTGCCAACGCCTCCCAGGGCATCTTACTGCTGCTGGTCCTCAAGCAGCATCTGAAGGCCCTCTACGGCTTCTCAGACAG TAAAATACAGAAGTACTCGCCCACCGAGTCTGCCAAGGTGTATGACAAGGCTGTCAACAGGAAGTCTAACGTACACTTCAGTCCTCGCCAAACCATCGAGTTCCTGTCCAACGATGTCGCCAATGCCATGCTGACCGAAGAAATCAGGCGGAAGATCATCAAACAGTACCTGGAT TTCAAGTTATTGATGGAGCACTTGGACCCGgatgaggaggacgaggaggggGAGGCTTCAGCCAGCGCCAACGCTCGAAACAAAGCTATCAACGCACTGCTGGGTGGCTCCAGCCCGAAAAACAGTGCTGCAGTTGAGACGGAGGACGATGAGAGCGAGGGCGAGGAAAGGACCCCAGGG TCGTCCCGGAAGTCAAAAAGGGGCGGGGATTCAACTGAGGCATCCGGTCACATGAAcgagactgtggaggccatggaCGTCATCGCCATCTGCTGCCCCAAGTACAAGGACCGGCCGCAGATCGCCCGGGTCATCCAGAAGACCAGCAATGGCTACAGCGTACACTGGATGGCCGGGTCTTACTCAGGTCCCTGGGCCGAGGCCAAGAAACGGGACGGACGTAAACTGGTGCCTTGGGTGGACACCATCAAGGAGTCGGACATCATTTACAAGAAGATTGTCTTGACGAGTGCGCACAAGCTGACGAACAAGGTGGTGCAGACTTTGCGTTCATTGTATGCAGCCAAGGACGGGGCTTCTAGCTAA